Proteins encoded by one window of Maliibacterium massiliense:
- a CDS encoding ABC transporter ATP-binding protein has translation MEKVRLENVEKTYNLDGGSVVNALRGIDLSVQEGEMLAIRGVSGSGKSTLLHIIGCLDVPTKGAYFLGGKQVAVNNGKEMARIRNEEIGFVLQQFGLLLERQAIDNVRIPLMFASRDRAKYMLGKSLKMMKKLHIDHLAYKPCQQLSGGEKQRVAIARALVNNPNLILADEPTGALDTKTRDDIMGVFRSLTQEGKTVIIVTHDPAVADMCDRTRTIVDGVFQA, from the coding sequence GTGGAAAAGGTCCGTCTGGAAAACGTGGAGAAAACCTACAACCTCGACGGCGGCAGCGTGGTCAACGCGCTGCGCGGCATTGACCTTTCTGTGCAGGAGGGGGAAATGCTGGCCATCCGCGGGGTATCGGGTAGCGGCAAGTCCACGCTGCTGCACATCATCGGCTGCCTGGACGTGCCCACCAAGGGCGCGTATTTCCTGGGTGGCAAGCAGGTGGCCGTCAACAACGGCAAAGAGATGGCGCGCATCCGCAACGAGGAAATCGGCTTTGTGCTGCAGCAGTTCGGCCTGCTGCTGGAGCGCCAGGCCATCGACAACGTGCGCATTCCGCTGATGTTCGCCTCGCGGGACCGCGCCAAATACATGCTGGGCAAGTCGCTCAAAATGATGAAAAAGCTGCACATCGACCATCTGGCCTACAAGCCCTGCCAGCAGCTTTCCGGCGGCGAAAAGCAGCGCGTGGCCATCGCGCGGGCGCTGGTGAACAACCCCAACCTGATCTTGGCGGATGAACCTACCGGCGCGCTGGATACCAAAACGCGCGATGATATCATGGGTGTGTTCCGCAGCCTCACCCAGGAGGGAAAGACGGTCATCATCGTGACGCACGACCCCGCGGTGGCGGATATGTGCGACCGCACGCGCACCATTGTAGACGGCGTGTTTCAGGCATAG